In Symphalangus syndactylus isolate Jambi chromosome 14, NHGRI_mSymSyn1-v2.1_pri, whole genome shotgun sequence, one DNA window encodes the following:
- the GALR2 gene encoding galanin receptor type 2, with product MNVSGCPGAGNASQAGGGGGWHPEAVIVPLLFALIFLVGTVGNTLVLAVLLRGGQAVSTTNLFILNLGVADLCFILCCVPFQATIYTLDGWVFGSLLCKAVHFLIFLTMHASSFTLAAVSLDRYLAIRYPLHSRELRTPRNALAAIGLIWGLSLLFSGPYLSYYRQSQLANLTVCHPAWSAPRRRAMDICTFVFSYLLPVLVLGLTYARTLRYLWRAVDPVAAGSGARRAKRKVTRMILIVAALFCLCWMPHHALILCVWFGHFPLTRATYALRILSHLVSYANSCVNPIVYALVSKHFRKGFRTICAGLLGRAPRRASDRVCAAARGTHSGSVLERESTDLSHVSEAAGALRPCPGGSQPRTLEPGPGPSWQGPKAGNSILMADVT from the exons ATGAACGTCTCGGGCTGCCCAGGGGCCGGGAACGCGAGCCAGGCGGGCGGCGGGGGAGGCTGGCACCCCGAGGCGGTCATCGTGCCCCTACTCTTCGCGCTCATCTTCCTCGTGGGCACCGTGGGCAACACGCTGGTGCTGGCGGTGCTGCTGCGCGGCGGCCAGGCGGTCAGCACCACCAACCTGTTCATCCTCAACCTGGGCGTGGCCGACCTGTGTTTCATCCTGTGCTGCGTGCCCTTCCAAGCCACCATCTACACCCTGGACGGCTGGGTGTTCGGTTCGCTGCTGTGCAAGGCGGTGCACTTCCTCATCTTCCTCACCATGCACGCCAGCAGCTTCACGCTGGCCGCCGTCTCCCTGGACAG GTATCTGGCCATCCGCTACCCGTTGCACTCCCGCGAGCTGCGCACGCCTCGAAACGCGCTGGCAGCCATCGGGCTCATCTGGGGGCTGTCGCTGCTCTTCTCCGGGCCCTACCTGAGCTACTACCGCCAGTCGCAGCTGGCCAACCTGACCGTGTGCCATCCCGCGTGGAGCGCCCCTCGCCGCCGCGCCATGGATATCTGCACCTTCGTCTTCAGCTACCTGCTTCCGGTGCTGGTTCTCGGCCTGACCTACGCGCGCACCCTGCGCTACCTCTGGCGCGCCGTCGACCCGGTGGCCGCGGGCTCGGGTGCCCGGCGCGCCAAGCGCAAGGTGACACGCATGATCCTCATCGTGGCCGCGCTCTTCTGCCTCTGCTGGATGCCCCACCACGCGCTCATCCTCTGCGTGTGGTTCGGCCATTTCCCGCTCACGCGCGCCACTTATGCGCTTCGCATCCTCTCGCACCTGGTCTCCTACGCCAACTCCTGCGTCAACCCCATCGTTTACGCGCTGGTCTCCAAGCACTTCCGCAAAGGCTTCCGCACGATCTGCGCGGGACTGCTGGGCCGTGCCCCACGCCGAGCCTCGGACCGTGTGTGCGCTGCCGCGCGGGGCACCCACAGTGGCAGCGTGCTGGAACGCGAGTCCACCGACCTGTCGCACGTGAGCGAGGCGGCGGGGGCCCTTCGTCCCTGCCCCGGCGGTTCCCAGCCACGCACCCTCGAGCCCGGTCCCGGCCCGTCCTGGCAGGGCCCAAAGGCAGGCAACAGCATCCTGATGGCTGATGTGACCTGA